Within the Pseudomonas oryzae genome, the region TTTTTGTCGATACCGTCAGTGGCGCCGGGATCTGGCAGCGCTCGTCCGCACGCTTCCGGCGCATGGCGTTGGACAATGCCTATACCCTGGTGGGGCAGGTCGAGGACCGCCCAACGCCCCTTGCGCGCGAGCAGTTGATGGTGGTCCGCTGTCCGGTGTTGCTCCTCGGCGGCGAGCGCAGTCCGCCGCCGTTTCCGGCAATCCTGCGCATGCTGGGGCAGCATCTGGCCGATGCGCGTTGCGAGGTGTTGTCTGGAGTGTCGCATGGCATGAACGTGCAGCGTCCTGCGCTGTTCAATCGCCTGGTCGGCGAGTTTCTCGATTCGCTGTGAGCGTTTTGTGAGTGAGGTGGGGCTTTGCCTTGCGCCACCCCGTCTTTTCTGAAACGATTACGGCCCTATTTTTTCCAGTGATCTCCGCTCAGGTTTCGGGAAGGCCATCTTCGGTCCTGCCATCGTGAGGCAGTTTTCCCGCCGGGCGCCGCTTACTGGCTCATCCCACCCCATGTGGCCTTTGGTAGGGGTCACCACTGAGAGAGGAGGCGCCATGCCCACCGTTACTCTTCCCGACGGTAGTCAGCGTTCGTTCGAGCAGCCGGTCAGTGTGGCCGAGGTTGCCCAGTCCATCGGTGCCGGATTGGCCAAGGCGGCCCTGGCCGGCAAGGTTGACGGCCAATTGGTGGACACCTCGTATGTCATCGAGGGCGATGTCGCGCTGTCGATCATCACCGCGCGGGATGCGGAGGGCGTCGAGGTGCTGCGCCACTCCTGTGCCCACCTGATGGCCATGGCCGTGCAGGAGTTGTTCCCCGGTACCCAGGTCACCATCGGTCCGGTGGTGAATGACGGTTTCTACTATGACTTCGATTGCGAGCGTCCCTTCACCAGTGAGGATCTCGAGAAGATCGAGGCGAAGATGAACGAGCTGGCCAAGGCGGACCTTGTGGTCAGTCGCTCGCTGATGTCGCGCGACGAGGCGGTGGCCTTCTTCGACAATCTCGGCGAGAAGTACAAGGTCGAGATCATCGAGTCCATCCCCAGCAATGAGCCGCTGTCCTTCTACAGTCAGGGCGAGTTCATCGACCTGTGCCGCGGTCCGCACGTGCCGTCCACCGGCAAGCTGCAGGCGTTCAAGCTGATGAAGGTGGCCGGCGCCTACTGGCGTGGCGACTCGAAGAACAAGATGCTGCAGCGCATCTACGGCACCTGCTGGGGCAGCAAGCAGGACCTGAAGGATTACCTGCATCGTCTCGAAGAGGCCGAGAAGCGCGATCACCGCAAGATCGGCAAGCGCCTCGATCTGTTCCACACCCAGGAAGAAGCGCCCGGCATGGTGTTCTGGCACCCCAATGGCTGGACTTTGTACCAGGTGCTCGAGCAGTACATGCGTCGCGTGCAGCGTCAGCACGGCTACCTGGAGATCAAGACGCCGCAGGTGGTCGACCGCGTGCTGTGGGAGAAGTCCGGCCACTGGGCCAACTACGGTGACCTGATGTTCACCACCGAGTCGGAAAGTCGCGACTATGCGGTCAAGCCGATGAACTGCCCGTGCCACGTGCAGGTGTTCAATCAGGGCCTGAAGAGCTACCGCGAGCTGCCGATGCGTCTGGCCGAGTTCGGCGCCTGCCACCGCAACGAACCGTCCGGTTCGCTGCATGGCATCATGCGCGTGCGCGCCTTCACTCAGGACGACGCGCACATCTTCTGCACCGAGTCGCAGATGCAGGACGAGGCGGCGGCCTTCATCAAGCTGACCCTGGACGTCTACTCCGACTTCGGCTTCAAGGACATCCAGCTCAAGCTCTCCACCCGTCCGGAGAAGCGCGTCGGCTCCGACGAGCTGTGGGATCGCGCCGAAGCCGCCCTGCAGTCCGCGCTGGACAATGCCGGCCTGCCGTGGGAGCTGCAGCCGGGTGAGGGCGCCTTCTATGGCCCGAAGATCGAGTTCTCGCTGAAGGATTGCCTCGGTCGTGTCTGGCAGTGCGGTACCCTGCAGCTCGACTTCAACCTGCCGATCCGTCTGGGCGCCGAATACGTCAGCGAGGACAACAGCCGCAAGCACCCGGTGATGCTGCACCGTGCGGTGCTGGGCTCCTTCGAGCGCTTCATCGGCATCCTCATCGAGCACTACGAGGGGTCCTTCCCGGCCTGGCTGGCGCCGACCCAGGCGGTGGTGCTGAACATCACCGACAAGCAGGGCGAATTCGCCGCCCAGGTGGCCAAGGAGCTCGAGGAAAGCGGATATCGTGCCAAGGCTGACTTGAGAAACGAGAAGATCGGCTTTAAAATCCGCGAGCATACTTTGCTCAAGGTTCCCTACCTGCTGGTTATCGGGGATCGCGAAGTCGAATCGCAGACCGTCGCCGTGCGTACGCGCGACGGTCAGGATCTGGGCTCCATGACCGTTGGCGAGTTCCAGAATCTGCTGGCCGAAGCCGTTGCTCGGCGCGGTCGGTAACCCATCGGAGTAATCACTATTAAGCAGCGCGACATGAGACAAGACAGGCGAGTACAGTCCCGGCCCCCGATCAACGAAAATATCACCGCGCGCGAAGTCCGCCTGATCGGTGTCGATGGTCAGCAGGTCGGCGTGGTTTCTCTCAACGAGGCCCTGCAGGCTGCCGAAGACGCCAAACTCGACCTGGTTGAGATCGTTGCTGACGCGGTTCCGCCCGTATGCCGGATCATGGATTACGGCAAGCACCTGTTCGAGAAGAAGAAGCAGGCTGCCGAGGCGAAGAAGAACCAGAAGCAGGCACAAGTCAAGGAAGTGAAATTCCGTCCCGGTACGGAAGAAGGGGATTATCAGGTAAAACTACGCAACCTGATACGTTTCCTTAATGATGGGGACAAGGCCAAGGTATCCCTGCGATTCCGCGGTCGTGAGATGGCCCACCAGGATCTGGGCATGGAGCTGTTGAAGCGGGTCGAAGCCGACCTCGCCGAATACGGCACCGTTGAACAGCATCCGAAGCTGGAAGGACGCCAGCTGATGATGGTCATCGCTCCCAAGAAGCGTAAATAACCTCCAGGGCACTGGCAGGCCTTGTGGTTATGTGTAATCAATGAATGCGGAGTACCAAACATGCCAAAGATGAAAACCAAGAGCGGTGCCAAGAAGCGCTTCAAGCCGACTGCTAACGGCTTCAAGCACAAGCACGCTTTCAAGAGCCACATCCTGACCAAGATGACCACCAAGCGTAAGCGCCAGCTGCGTGGCACCTCGCTGATGCATGCATCCGACGTTGCCAAAGTAGAGCGCATGCTGCGCGTTCGTTAATCCGGTCAAGATAATCAAGAGGTTCTAAAGCATGGCTCGTGTCAAGCGTGGCGTTATCGCTCGTCGTCGTCACAAGAAAATTCTGAAACTCGCCAAGGGCTACTACGGTGCGCGCTCGCGCGTATTCCGCGTTGCCAAGCAGGCGGTGATCAAGGCCGGCCAGTACGCCTACCGTGACCGCCGTCAGCGCAAGCGTCAGTTCCGCGCTCTGTGGATCGCCCGTATCAACGCGGGTGCGCGCATCAACGGTCTGTCCTACAGCCGTCTGATCGCCGGTCTGAAGAAGGCCGCCATCGAGATCGACCGTAAGGTTCTGGCCGATCTGGCAGTGAACGAAAAAGCGGCGTTTGCTGCGATTGTCGAGAAAGCCAAAGCCGTTCTGGCCTAAGCCCCACGACAATCATCGGGCCCTCGGGTCCGGGCAACGTCACCGATAGGGGAAGGGCCTCGTGCCCTTCCCCTATTTTGTATCTGGAGTCCGTACATGGAAAACCTGGATGCGCTGGTCTCCCAAGCCCTGGAGGCCGTGCGACACACCGAAGATGTGAATGCCCTGGAGCAGCTCCGGGTCCATTATCTCGGCAAGAAGGGCGAGCTGACCCAGCTCATGCAGACCCTGGGCAAGCTCTCGGCCGAGGAACGCCCGAAAGCCGGCGCGCTGATCAACGCCGCCAAGACCAGCGTTCAGGATGCCCTCAATGCGCGCAAGGCCGACCTCGAGTCCGCCGCCCTGGCCGCCAAGCTGGCCGCCGAGCGCATCGACGTGACCCTCCCGGGCCGCGGTCAGGCCAGTGGTGGCCTGCACCCGGTGACCCGCACCTTCGAGCGTATCGAGCAGTTCTTCACCCGCATCGGCTACAACGTTGCCGAGGGCCCGGAAGTCGAAGACGACTACCACAACTTCGAGGCCCTCAACATCCCCGGCCACCATCCGGCCCGGGCGATGCACGACACCTTCTACTTCAATGCCAACATGCTGTTGCGTACCCACACCTCGCCGGTCCAGGTGCGCACCATGGAAAGCCAGCAGCCGCCGATCCGCATCGTCTGCCCCGGCCGCGTCTACCGCTGCGACTCCGATATCACCCACTCGCCGATGTTCCACCAGGTCGAAGGCCTGCTGGTCGACGAGCACGTCAGCTTCGCCGACCTCAAGGGCACCATCGAGGAGTTCCTCCGCGTGTTCTTCGAGAAGCCACTGGGCGTGCGCTTCCGCCCGTCGTTCTTCCCCTTCACCGAGCCGTCGGCCGAGGTCGACATGGAGTGCGTGATGTGCTCCGGCAAGGGCTGCCGCGTGTGCAAGCAGACCGGCTGGCTGGAGGTGATGGGTTGCGGCATGGTGCATCCGAACGTGCTGCGCATGTCCGGCATCGACCCGGAGAAGTACCAGGGCTTCGCCTTCGGCATGGGCGTCGAGCGTATGGCCATGCTGCGCTACGGCGTCAACGACCTGCGCCTGTTCTTCGACAACGACCTGCGCTTCCTCGCGCAATTCCGCTAGGTCGATCGGTCAACCCGCTTTCAGGAGAACAGGATGAAATTCAGCGAACAATGGCTGCGCACCTGGGTCAACCCGCAGGTGTCGCGCGATGAACTGGTGGCCCGTCTGTCGATGGCCGGCCTCGAAGTGGACAGCGTCACCCCGGCTGCCGGTGTCTTCACTGGCGTGGTGGTCGGCGAGATCCTCTCCACCGAACAGCACCCTGACGCCGACAAGCTGCGCGTCTGCCAGGTGAGCAACGGCGGCGAGACTTTCCAGGTGGTCTGCGGTGCGCCCAACGCCCGCCCGGGAATCAGAATTCCCTTCGCCATGCTCGGCGCCGAACTGCCGGGCGACTTCAAGATCAAGAAGGCCAAGCTGCGTGGCGTCGAGTCCTTCGGCATGCTCTGCTCGGCCTCCGAGTTGCAGATCAGCGACGATAACTCCGGTCTGTTCGAGCTGGCCGCCGATGCGCCGGTCGGTCAGGACATCCGCAGCTACCTCAATCTCGACGACGCCAGCATCGAGGTCGATCTGACCCCGAACCGAGGCGACTGCCTGTCGGTGGCGGGTCTGGCCCGCGAGGTCGGCGCCCTGTACGACGCCCCGGTCGCCCGTCCGGCCATCGCCGCCGTGCCGGCGGCGCACGACGAAGTGCGCAGCGTCGAACTGCTGGCCCCCAAGGCCTGCCCGCGCTACCTCGGCCGGGTGATCCGCAACGTCGACCTGTCGCGTCCGACGCCGCTATGGATGGTCGAGCGCCTGCGCCGCTCCGACGTGCGCGCCATTGATCCGGCGGTCGACGTCACCAACTATGTGATGCTCGAGCTGGGCCAGCCGATGCACGCCTTCGATCTCGCCGAGATCAAGGGCGGCGTGCGCGTGCGCCTGGCCGAGGCCGGCGAGAAGCTGGTGCTGCTGGACGGCCAGGAAGTCGAGCTGCGTCCCGACACCCTGGTGATCGCCGACCACGAGCGCGCCCTGGCCATCGCTGGCGTGATGGGCGGCGAGCACAGCGGCGTGGCCGCCGGCACCCGCGATCTGTTCCTCGAGAGCGCCTTCTTCGACGCCATCGCCATCGCCGGCAAGGCCCGCTCCTACGGCCTGCACACCGATGCCTCGCACCGCTTCGAGCGTGGCGTCGACTCGCAGCTGGCCCGCGAGGCCATGGAGCGCGCCACCGCGCTGCTGCTGGAGATCGTCGGCGGCGAGCCTGGCCCGATCGTCGAGGAGGTCAGCGCAGAGTACCTGCCGCAGGTCGCCCCGGTCACCCTGCGTGCCGAGCGCATCGAGCAGATGCTCGGTCTTTCGCTTCCGGCCGCCGAGGTCGAGCGCCTGCTGACCGCGCTGGGCCTGAAGGTCGCCGCCAGCGGGGCAGGGCAGTGGCAGGTGGAGATCCCCAGCCACCGCTTCGACCTGTCCATCGAGGTCGACCTTATCGAGGAGCTGGCCCGCCTGTACGGCTACAACCGCCTGCCGGTGCGCTACCCTGAGGCGCGCCTGGCGCCGCAGCCGCAGAACGAGGCGCGCGCCGAACTCGGCCAACTGCGCCGTCTGCTGGTTGCCCGCGGTTACCAGGAGGCGGTCACCTTCAGCTTCATCGATCCCAAGTGGTTCGAGCTGTTCCACCCGGGTGTCGCACCGCTGACCCTGGCCAACCCGATCTCCGCCGATCTGGCAGCCATGCGCGCCTCGCTGTGGCCGGGTCTGGTCAAGGCGCTGCAGCACAACCTCAACCGCCAGCAGAGCCGTGTGCGTCTGTTCGAGTCCGGCCTGCGCTTCGTCGGCCAGCTCGACGGGCTCAAGCAGGAGGCCATGCTCGCCGGGGTGATCTGCGGTAGCCGTCTGCCGGAGGGCTGGGCCAACGGTCGCGAGGTAGTGGACTTCTACGACCTAAAGGCCGACGTCGAGGCGCTGCTCGGCTATGCCGGTGCCGGCTCTGCCTTCGCCTTCGTCGCCGGCGAGCACCCGGCTCTGCACCCGGGACAGACCGCGCGCATCGAGCGCGACGGCCAGCTGGTCGGCTTCCTCGGTGCCCTGCACCCTGAGCTGGCCAAGGCGCTGGACCTGGAGCAGCCGGTTTACCTGTTCGAGCTGGTGCTGGCCGAAGTGGCCGCCGGCCGCCTGCCGCAGTTCCACGAACTGTCGCGCTTCCCCGAAGTGCGCCGCGACCTGGCCCTGCTGGTCGGTCGCGAAGTGCCGGCACAAAGCATGCTGGACGAGATCCGCAGTCAGGCCGGCGAGTACCTCACCGACCTGCGGCTGTTCGACGTCTATCAGGGCAAAGGTATTGATCCACATAGCAAAAGTGTGGCAGTCGGCTTGACCTGGCAGCATCCATCGCGCACTCTTAATGACGAAGAAGTCAATGAGAATCTGCAGAGAATCATTGCTTCCCTGGGAGAGCGGTTCCAAGCCACGTTAAGGAAGTAGCGTATGAAGGCCCTGACGAAAGCCGAGATCGCCGAACGCCTCCATGAGGAGTTGGGTCTGAACAAGCGGGAAGCCAAGGAGCTGGTCGAGCTGTTCTTCGAGGAAATTCGTCAGGCGCTGGAGCACAACGAGCAGGTCAAGTTGTCCGGCTTCGGCAACTTCGACCTGCGCGACAAGCGTCAACGACCAGGGCGCAACCCCAAGACGGGTGAGGAGATCCCCATCACTGCCCGTCGCGTGGTTACCTTCCGGCCAGGTCAGAAGCTGAAGGCGCGAGTCGAGGCCCATGTCGGACCAAAGTCCTGACGGTGAACTCCCTCCCATTCCCGGCAAACGCTACTTCACCATCGGTGAGGTAAGCGAGCTGTGTGCGGTCAAGCCGCATGTCCTTCGCTACTGGGAACAGGAGTTCCCCCAGCTCAGCCCGGCCAAGCGCCGTGGCAATCGCCGCTACTACCAGCATCAGGATGTACTGCTGATCCGCCAGATCCGTGCGTTGCTCTACGACCAGGGCTTCACCATCGGTGGCGCACGTCAGCGTCTGTCCGGCGAAGAGGCGCGCGACGACAGCAGTCAGTACCACCAGTTGATCCGTCAGATGATCGCCGAGCTGGAAGAGCTGCTGCACATCCTTCGCAAGCCTCACTGATGTGCAAAAAAAACTTCCACAATTCAGATGCTTAGGGTATAGTCCGTCTCGTTTTCGGGTTACCGTGAACATGTCGGGGCGTAGCGCAGCCTGGTAGCGCACTTGCATGGGGTGCAAGGGGTCGAGTGTTCGAATCACTCCGTCCCGACCAAAAATCCCTAGAAAATCCAAGCACTTACGGGTGCTTGGATTTTTTTATGCCTGCTGTTTTGGCTGGCTGATCGGAAGTTGTCAGTTCCGGTG harbors:
- the thrS gene encoding threonine--tRNA ligase; this translates as MPTVTLPDGSQRSFEQPVSVAEVAQSIGAGLAKAALAGKVDGQLVDTSYVIEGDVALSIITARDAEGVEVLRHSCAHLMAMAVQELFPGTQVTIGPVVNDGFYYDFDCERPFTSEDLEKIEAKMNELAKADLVVSRSLMSRDEAVAFFDNLGEKYKVEIIESIPSNEPLSFYSQGEFIDLCRGPHVPSTGKLQAFKLMKVAGAYWRGDSKNKMLQRIYGTCWGSKQDLKDYLHRLEEAEKRDHRKIGKRLDLFHTQEEAPGMVFWHPNGWTLYQVLEQYMRRVQRQHGYLEIKTPQVVDRVLWEKSGHWANYGDLMFTTESESRDYAVKPMNCPCHVQVFNQGLKSYRELPMRLAEFGACHRNEPSGSLHGIMRVRAFTQDDAHIFCTESQMQDEAAAFIKLTLDVYSDFGFKDIQLKLSTRPEKRVGSDELWDRAEAALQSALDNAGLPWELQPGEGAFYGPKIEFSLKDCLGRVWQCGTLQLDFNLPIRLGAEYVSEDNSRKHPVMLHRAVLGSFERFIGILIEHYEGSFPAWLAPTQAVVLNITDKQGEFAAQVAKELEESGYRAKADLRNEKIGFKIREHTLLKVPYLLVIGDREVESQTVAVRTRDGQDLGSMTVGEFQNLLAEAVARRGR
- the infC gene encoding translation initiation factor IF-3; the protein is MRQDRRVQSRPPINENITAREVRLIGVDGQQVGVVSLNEALQAAEDAKLDLVEIVADAVPPVCRIMDYGKHLFEKKKQAAEAKKNQKQAQVKEVKFRPGTEEGDYQVKLRNLIRFLNDGDKAKVSLRFRGREMAHQDLGMELLKRVEADLAEYGTVEQHPKLEGRQLMMVIAPKKRK
- the rpmI gene encoding 50S ribosomal protein L35 — translated: MPKMKTKSGAKKRFKPTANGFKHKHAFKSHILTKMTTKRKRQLRGTSLMHASDVAKVERMLRVR
- the rplT gene encoding 50S ribosomal protein L20; the protein is MARVKRGVIARRRHKKILKLAKGYYGARSRVFRVAKQAVIKAGQYAYRDRRQRKRQFRALWIARINAGARINGLSYSRLIAGLKKAAIEIDRKVLADLAVNEKAAFAAIVEKAKAVLA
- the pheS gene encoding phenylalanine--tRNA ligase subunit alpha, encoding MENLDALVSQALEAVRHTEDVNALEQLRVHYLGKKGELTQLMQTLGKLSAEERPKAGALINAAKTSVQDALNARKADLESAALAAKLAAERIDVTLPGRGQASGGLHPVTRTFERIEQFFTRIGYNVAEGPEVEDDYHNFEALNIPGHHPARAMHDTFYFNANMLLRTHTSPVQVRTMESQQPPIRIVCPGRVYRCDSDITHSPMFHQVEGLLVDEHVSFADLKGTIEEFLRVFFEKPLGVRFRPSFFPFTEPSAEVDMECVMCSGKGCRVCKQTGWLEVMGCGMVHPNVLRMSGIDPEKYQGFAFGMGVERMAMLRYGVNDLRLFFDNDLRFLAQFR
- the pheT gene encoding phenylalanine--tRNA ligase subunit beta — protein: MKFSEQWLRTWVNPQVSRDELVARLSMAGLEVDSVTPAAGVFTGVVVGEILSTEQHPDADKLRVCQVSNGGETFQVVCGAPNARPGIRIPFAMLGAELPGDFKIKKAKLRGVESFGMLCSASELQISDDNSGLFELAADAPVGQDIRSYLNLDDASIEVDLTPNRGDCLSVAGLAREVGALYDAPVARPAIAAVPAAHDEVRSVELLAPKACPRYLGRVIRNVDLSRPTPLWMVERLRRSDVRAIDPAVDVTNYVMLELGQPMHAFDLAEIKGGVRVRLAEAGEKLVLLDGQEVELRPDTLVIADHERALAIAGVMGGEHSGVAAGTRDLFLESAFFDAIAIAGKARSYGLHTDASHRFERGVDSQLAREAMERATALLLEIVGGEPGPIVEEVSAEYLPQVAPVTLRAERIEQMLGLSLPAAEVERLLTALGLKVAASGAGQWQVEIPSHRFDLSIEVDLIEELARLYGYNRLPVRYPEARLAPQPQNEARAELGQLRRLLVARGYQEAVTFSFIDPKWFELFHPGVAPLTLANPISADLAAMRASLWPGLVKALQHNLNRQQSRVRLFESGLRFVGQLDGLKQEAMLAGVICGSRLPEGWANGREVVDFYDLKADVEALLGYAGAGSAFAFVAGEHPALHPGQTARIERDGQLVGFLGALHPELAKALDLEQPVYLFELVLAEVAAGRLPQFHELSRFPEVRRDLALLVGREVPAQSMLDEIRSQAGEYLTDLRLFDVYQGKGIDPHSKSVAVGLTWQHPSRTLNDEEVNENLQRIIASLGERFQATLRK
- the ihfA gene encoding integration host factor subunit alpha, producing the protein MKALTKAEIAERLHEELGLNKREAKELVELFFEEIRQALEHNEQVKLSGFGNFDLRDKRQRPGRNPKTGEEIPITARRVVTFRPGQKLKARVEAHVGPKS
- a CDS encoding MerR family transcriptional regulator; protein product: MSDQSPDGELPPIPGKRYFTIGEVSELCAVKPHVLRYWEQEFPQLSPAKRRGNRRYYQHQDVLLIRQIRALLYDQGFTIGGARQRLSGEEARDDSSQYHQLIRQMIAELEELLHILRKPH